Proteins found in one Takifugu flavidus isolate HTHZ2018 chromosome 7, ASM371156v2, whole genome shotgun sequence genomic segment:
- the nhsa gene encoding actin remodeling regulator NHS isoform X1, with amino-acid sequence MPFAKRIVEPQLLCRYQIPNEESLLFEDLVSISNVALSRTLRQLSDLAKHACSIFQELETDLTTTNQRVRGLQGRIGQLQHTCSELDPKQEAVPESNLDVESKRTVHYQTPWHRQRNIFQPSTRPACVEELYGQANFSLWALDQDHQRRRSGCRERRVTISALPPMPLYPPAHISQRGINLATFESTRSSSPTECCRFSPWSRKAVPSDPDTDGVALGHRSKFPIPNIPSTLDKQTNWSRALPLPTPEERMKSSSHVINSCVIPINVTGLGFDRDASVRCSLVHSQSVLQRRRKLRRRRTVAGIPRQVQHELDSDDSPGSRDRTVIVHNSAEITPSSEELAHHINTRDSGCQTEDYLISGAPSRRRIRTQRGHGVSLSLSHSAGNISCLTDSAEIMFTTSMDARLRSRSLPRDGNWMVHSGHNDSDDDVMSHFGAANFLPGPGELIMKDGDDSAYEQVAAEHQLGLKYQQLSESPECSWMERTRSQLPRKADMGSCEISSSSDTFSSPVHSVSAAGVLGGQMDHKDDHQSSSGNWSGSSSTCPSQTSETIPPAASPQLTGSSHCDSELSLNTTTHANDDQTNFALDQYQGLRSQRAGSFSSTAMDILEEAGAITPSEAEWGYTHPDPPHSQDFSPEPSREAEGSLGCPSYASMATCESSYSDKPPSEKADTVSHYSVDTEGYYTSMHFDCGLKGSRSFTYNYADSGSDCGVSELSGHMTLGRRCLSLRKPKAKPCPPRRSSSLRKLCSEGNVPDKKEPKISCGQQPPVREKRAQTVLSGSSGHLEKPLSEREAWGVEGSAELPDLGVFSSTDAHSFKDEGIVQSDYADLWLLNDLKSSDPYRSLSNSSTATGTTVIECIKSQESSESQTSGSRATTPSLPSVDGDFKLPSPEKLGGLASPSSGYSSQSETPTSSFPSAFFPGPLSPSSGKRKPKVPERKSSLSSLSLQPLSSTTNRDLELPVIPPSHLDLSALHTVSAQRSQTQNKPNPPVSPKPFVPPNPQVFSAHSMTITPTVLHSVQLRSISQEQDGSHEDKTTSRLKCLPANSFSSSTSFELKSPLSHKSLPSSRGSCDSMFTSNEELANGEAGSRSERWRHEDGDAPSEDASAVRLLSGPADRSRTPDDCAGPADAPVSSGDRRSAPDEQQHAESSDTQEETEEERCQIEPVQHSSPKRFNAVDGGSLESLQNHSVSTDDDSSGVSTQSVSQDSKEESTADADDYYGRDSTPSDPAASLLGDESRPEEDSTFLSPGKARTTEDLFAMIHRSKRKVLGRKDSAELIVKNRLNATSGGTPPGSAASSPVSGLSPAPAVTPPGSQRVTGSIYRSAKKSSTSSEEFKLLLLKKGSRSDSSYRMSATEILRSPVTPKLPGDSPTESPRPPDEPASPLQCLSAPDQIHSPYPKANAEGLSPKSFSTSASSRQGRSRIPPPANSSRYSMRSRLFSAPMQAISEGETENSDGSPHDDRSSLDSM; translated from the exons CGGAGTCGAACCTGGATGTGGAGAGTAAGCGGACGGTTCATTACCAAACTCCCTGGCACAGGCAGAGGAACATTTTCCAGCCCTCCACGAGGCCAGCATGTGTGGAAGAGCTCTACGGGCAAGCCAACTTCAGCCTGTGGGCCCTGGATCAAG ATCACCAGAGGAGACGGTCTGGCTGCAGGGAGCGAAGAGTAACCATCTCAGCGTTACCCCCAATGCCCCTGTACCCCCCTGCGCACATCAGTCAGAGAGGCATAAATCTGGCAACG TTCGAATccacccgctcctcctcccctaCCGAATGTTGCCGCTTCTCTCCCTGGAGCAGAAAG GCCGTGCCCTCTGACCCCGACACTGACGGGGTGGCTTTAGGTCATCGGTCTAAGTTTCCCATTCCTAACATCCCCTCCACCCTGGACAAGCAGACTAACTGGTCTAGAGCCCTACCGCTGCCCACCCcagaggagagaatgaaaagCAGTTCCCACGTCATCAACTCATGTGTCATCCCTATTAATGTGACTG GGCTTGGCTTTGACAGAGATGCCAGTGTGCGCTGCTCGCTCGTTCACTCGCAGTCCGTgcttcagaggaggaggaaactgaGGAGACGGAGGACGGTCGCCGGCATTCCCAGACAGGTGCAGCACGAATTAG ACTCTGACGACTCTCCCGGTTCCAGAGATCGAACCGTGATCGTTCACAACAGTGCTGAAATCACTCCTTCCAGCGAGGAACTGGCTCACCATATTAACACGAGGGACTCAGGTTGCCAGACGGAAGACTATTTGATCTCAGGGGCGCCCTCGAGAAGGAGGATTCGAACCCAGAGAGGCCACGGGgtctccctctctttgtcccaCTCAGCTGGAAACATTTCCTGTTTGACGGACAGCGCAGAAATCATGTTCACCACCTCGATGGACGCACGCCTGCGTTCCCGCAGTCTGCCCAGAGACGGGAACTGGATGGTTCACAGCGGGCACAACGACAGCGACGACGATGTGATGTCCCACTTTGGCGCGGCCAATTTCCTGCCCGGCCCAGGAGAGCTGATTATGAAAGATGGAGACGACAGCGCGTACGAGCAGGTCGCAGCTGAGCACCAGCTTGGCCTGAAGTACCAGCAGCTCtcagagagtccagagtgcAGCTGGATGGAGAGGACCAGGTCCCAGCTGCCCAGGAAGGCTGACATGGGCAGCTGTGAGATCTCATCCAGTTCAGACACCTTCAGCAGTCCCGTCCATTCCGTGTCAGCCGCTGGTGTGcttggaggacagatggaccaTAAGGACGACCACCAGTCGTCCAGCGGGAACTGGAGCGGGAGCAGCTCCACTTGCCCCTCACAGACCTCCGAAACAATCCCACCGGCAGCATCTCCGCAGCTGACGGGCTCCTCACACTGCGACTCTGAGCTCTCCCTGAACACCACCACACACGCCAACGATGACCAGACCAACTTCGCTCTGGACCAGTACCAGGGCCTCAGGTCTCAGCGAGCAGGTTCCTTTTCCTCCACAGCCATGGACATTTTAGAGGAGGCGGGGGCCATCACTCCCAGTGAGGCTGAATGGGGCTACACCCATCCAGACCCCCCGCACTCACAGGATTTCAGCCCCGAGCCAAGCAGGGAGGCCGAGGGCAGCCTCGGGTGCCCCAGTTATGCCAGCATGGCCACGTGCGAAAGCAGCTACTCCGACAAACCGCCGTCAGAGAAAGCCGACACGGTCTCGCACTACTCTGTGGACACCGAAGGCTACTACACCTCCATGCACTTCGACTGCGGTCTGAAAGGCAGCAGAAGTTTCACCTACAACTATGCAGACTCCGGCTCAGACTGTGGCGTCTCTGAGCTGagtggtcacatgactctggGGAGACGCTGCCTCTCTTTAAGGAAACCAAAGGCGAAGCCGTGTCCGCCTAGGAGGAGTTCATCCTTAAGAAAATTATGCAGTGAGGGAAACGTCCCTGACAAGAAAGAACCAAAGATCTCATGCGGGCAACAACCTCCAGTCAGAGAGAAGAGGGCGCAGACGGTTTTGTCCGGCTCTTCGGGTCACTTAGAAAAGCCCTTATCAGAAAGAGAGGCCTGGGGGGTGGAGGGCTCCGCTGAACTGCCAGATTTAGGCGTTTTCAGCTCTACGGATGCTCATTCTTTTAAAGATGAAGGGATCGTGCAGTCAGACTACGCAGACCTGTggcttttaaatgatttaaagtCCAGCGACCCCTACCGGTCTCTGTCCAACTCCAGCACAGCCACCGGCACCACCGTCATCGAGTGCATCAAGTCGCAGGAAAGCTCTGAGTCTCAGACCTCTGGGTCCAGAGCCACCACCCCCTCGCTCCCATCAGTGGACGGCGACTTCAAGCTCCCGTCTCCCGAGAAACTGGGAGGCCTGGCCAGCCCCTCCAGCGGCTACTCCAGCCAGTCAGAAACCCCCACGTCATCGTTTCCCTCCGCGTTCTTTCCTGGACCGCTGTCGCCATCCAGTGGGAAGCGGAAGCCGAAGGTTCCAGAGAGGAAGTCGTCTCTGTCGTCCCTGTCCCTGCagcccctctcctccaccacaaaCAGAGACCTGGAGCTGCCCGtaatccctccctcccacctcgaCTTAAGTGCTCTTCATACGGTTTCAGCCCAGAGAAGCCAGACCCAGAACAAGCCAAACCCTCCGGTTTCCCCAAAACCATTTGTGCCACCTAACCCTCAAGTCTTCAGCGCCCACTCCATGACCATCACACCCACCGTGCTGCACTCAGTGCAGCTGCGCTCCATCAGCCAGGAGCAGGATGGAAGCCATGAAGACAAAACAACCTCCAGGCTCAAATGTCTCCCTGCAAACAGTTTTTCTAGCAGCACCTCATTTGAGCTGAAGAGCCCCCTGTCGCACAAGTCCCTCCCGTCCTCCAGGGGCTCCTGCGACTCCATGTTTACATCAAATGAAGAGCTGGCAAATGGAGAAGCAGGAAGTCGGAGCGAGAGGTGGAGGCATGAGGATGGAGACGCTCCTTCAGAGGACGCCTCTGCAGTTAGACTGCTGTCAGGTCCAGCAGACAGGAGCCGAACTCCAGACGACTGCGCCGGGCCAGCGGACGCACCGGTCAGTTCCGGAGACCGTCGCTCCGCGCCCGACGAGCAGCAGCACGCGGAGAGCTCCGACACACAAGAGGAAACGGAGGAGGAAAGGTGCCAGATAGAACCAGTTCAGCATAGTTCCCCCAAGAGGTTCAACGCTGTGGACGGCGGCTCCTTAGAATCCCTGCAGAACCATTCAGTCAGTACCGACGACGACTCCTCGGGGGTTTCGACCCAAAGCGTCTCTCAGGACAGCAAGGAGGAGTCCACAGCAGACGCCGACGATTACTACGGCAGAG ACTCGACCCCCAGCGATCCAGCAGCGTCCCTGCTGGGTGATGAGTCCAGGCCAGAGGAAGACAGCACGTTCCTGTCGCCCGGCAAAGCTCGCACCACGGAAGATCTGTTCGCTATGATTCACAG GTCGAAAAGGAAAGTTTTGGGCAGGAAGGACTCCGCTGAACTGATTGTGAAAAACCGCCTCAACGCCACGTCTGGGGGGACCCCGCCCGGCAGCGCGGCGAGCTCCCCCGTCTCGGGACTGTCCCCCGCCCCTGCCGTGACCCCGCCAGGATCGCAGAGAGTCACCGGGTCCATCTACCGCAGCGCAAAGAagtccagcacctccagcgaGGAgttcaagctgctgctgctgaaaaagGGCAGCCGCTCGGACTCCAGTTACCGCATGTCCGCCACGGAGATCCTCCGGAGTCCCGTCACTCCGAAACTCCCTGGAGATTCCCCGACGGAATCCCCCAGGCCCCCCGACGAGCCCGCCTCCCCGCTCCAGTGTCTGTCCGCACCAGATCAGATCCACAGCCCCTACCCCAAAGCCAACGCCGAAGGCCTCTCCCCCAAATCCTTCAGCACGTCTGCCTCTTCGAGGCAGGGCCGGTCCCGAATCCCCCCGCCGGCCAACAGCAGCCGCTACAGCATGCGCAGCAGACTGTTCTCCGCCCCCATGCAGGCGATCTCCGAGGGCGAGACAGAGAACTCCGACGGGAGCCCCCACGATGACCGCTCCTCACTGGACTCCATGTAG
- the nhsa gene encoding actin remodeling regulator NHS isoform X2, with protein sequence MPFAKRIVEPQLLCRYQIPNEESLLFEDLVSISNVALSRTLRQLSDLAKHACSIFQELETDLTTTNQRVRGLQGRIGQLQHTCSELDPKQEAVPESNLDVESKRTVHYQTPWHRQRNIFQPSTRPACVEELYGQANFSLWALDQDHQRRRSGCRERRVTISALPPMPLYPPAHISQRGINLATAVPSDPDTDGVALGHRSKFPIPNIPSTLDKQTNWSRALPLPTPEERMKSSSHVINSCVIPINVTGLGFDRDASVRCSLVHSQSVLQRRRKLRRRRTVAGIPRQVQHELDSDDSPGSRDRTVIVHNSAEITPSSEELAHHINTRDSGCQTEDYLISGAPSRRRIRTQRGHGVSLSLSHSAGNISCLTDSAEIMFTTSMDARLRSRSLPRDGNWMVHSGHNDSDDDVMSHFGAANFLPGPGELIMKDGDDSAYEQVAAEHQLGLKYQQLSESPECSWMERTRSQLPRKADMGSCEISSSSDTFSSPVHSVSAAGVLGGQMDHKDDHQSSSGNWSGSSSTCPSQTSETIPPAASPQLTGSSHCDSELSLNTTTHANDDQTNFALDQYQGLRSQRAGSFSSTAMDILEEAGAITPSEAEWGYTHPDPPHSQDFSPEPSREAEGSLGCPSYASMATCESSYSDKPPSEKADTVSHYSVDTEGYYTSMHFDCGLKGSRSFTYNYADSGSDCGVSELSGHMTLGRRCLSLRKPKAKPCPPRRSSSLRKLCSEGNVPDKKEPKISCGQQPPVREKRAQTVLSGSSGHLEKPLSEREAWGVEGSAELPDLGVFSSTDAHSFKDEGIVQSDYADLWLLNDLKSSDPYRSLSNSSTATGTTVIECIKSQESSESQTSGSRATTPSLPSVDGDFKLPSPEKLGGLASPSSGYSSQSETPTSSFPSAFFPGPLSPSSGKRKPKVPERKSSLSSLSLQPLSSTTNRDLELPVIPPSHLDLSALHTVSAQRSQTQNKPNPPVSPKPFVPPNPQVFSAHSMTITPTVLHSVQLRSISQEQDGSHEDKTTSRLKCLPANSFSSSTSFELKSPLSHKSLPSSRGSCDSMFTSNEELANGEAGSRSERWRHEDGDAPSEDASAVRLLSGPADRSRTPDDCAGPADAPVSSGDRRSAPDEQQHAESSDTQEETEEERCQIEPVQHSSPKRFNAVDGGSLESLQNHSVSTDDDSSGVSTQSVSQDSKEESTADADDYYGRDSTPSDPAASLLGDESRPEEDSTFLSPGKARTTEDLFAMIHRSKRKVLGRKDSAELIVKNRLNATSGGTPPGSAASSPVSGLSPAPAVTPPGSQRVTGSIYRSAKKSSTSSEEFKLLLLKKGSRSDSSYRMSATEILRSPVTPKLPGDSPTESPRPPDEPASPLQCLSAPDQIHSPYPKANAEGLSPKSFSTSASSRQGRSRIPPPANSSRYSMRSRLFSAPMQAISEGETENSDGSPHDDRSSLDSM encoded by the exons CGGAGTCGAACCTGGATGTGGAGAGTAAGCGGACGGTTCATTACCAAACTCCCTGGCACAGGCAGAGGAACATTTTCCAGCCCTCCACGAGGCCAGCATGTGTGGAAGAGCTCTACGGGCAAGCCAACTTCAGCCTGTGGGCCCTGGATCAAG ATCACCAGAGGAGACGGTCTGGCTGCAGGGAGCGAAGAGTAACCATCTCAGCGTTACCCCCAATGCCCCTGTACCCCCCTGCGCACATCAGTCAGAGAGGCATAAATCTGGCAACG GCCGTGCCCTCTGACCCCGACACTGACGGGGTGGCTTTAGGTCATCGGTCTAAGTTTCCCATTCCTAACATCCCCTCCACCCTGGACAAGCAGACTAACTGGTCTAGAGCCCTACCGCTGCCCACCCcagaggagagaatgaaaagCAGTTCCCACGTCATCAACTCATGTGTCATCCCTATTAATGTGACTG GGCTTGGCTTTGACAGAGATGCCAGTGTGCGCTGCTCGCTCGTTCACTCGCAGTCCGTgcttcagaggaggaggaaactgaGGAGACGGAGGACGGTCGCCGGCATTCCCAGACAGGTGCAGCACGAATTAG ACTCTGACGACTCTCCCGGTTCCAGAGATCGAACCGTGATCGTTCACAACAGTGCTGAAATCACTCCTTCCAGCGAGGAACTGGCTCACCATATTAACACGAGGGACTCAGGTTGCCAGACGGAAGACTATTTGATCTCAGGGGCGCCCTCGAGAAGGAGGATTCGAACCCAGAGAGGCCACGGGgtctccctctctttgtcccaCTCAGCTGGAAACATTTCCTGTTTGACGGACAGCGCAGAAATCATGTTCACCACCTCGATGGACGCACGCCTGCGTTCCCGCAGTCTGCCCAGAGACGGGAACTGGATGGTTCACAGCGGGCACAACGACAGCGACGACGATGTGATGTCCCACTTTGGCGCGGCCAATTTCCTGCCCGGCCCAGGAGAGCTGATTATGAAAGATGGAGACGACAGCGCGTACGAGCAGGTCGCAGCTGAGCACCAGCTTGGCCTGAAGTACCAGCAGCTCtcagagagtccagagtgcAGCTGGATGGAGAGGACCAGGTCCCAGCTGCCCAGGAAGGCTGACATGGGCAGCTGTGAGATCTCATCCAGTTCAGACACCTTCAGCAGTCCCGTCCATTCCGTGTCAGCCGCTGGTGTGcttggaggacagatggaccaTAAGGACGACCACCAGTCGTCCAGCGGGAACTGGAGCGGGAGCAGCTCCACTTGCCCCTCACAGACCTCCGAAACAATCCCACCGGCAGCATCTCCGCAGCTGACGGGCTCCTCACACTGCGACTCTGAGCTCTCCCTGAACACCACCACACACGCCAACGATGACCAGACCAACTTCGCTCTGGACCAGTACCAGGGCCTCAGGTCTCAGCGAGCAGGTTCCTTTTCCTCCACAGCCATGGACATTTTAGAGGAGGCGGGGGCCATCACTCCCAGTGAGGCTGAATGGGGCTACACCCATCCAGACCCCCCGCACTCACAGGATTTCAGCCCCGAGCCAAGCAGGGAGGCCGAGGGCAGCCTCGGGTGCCCCAGTTATGCCAGCATGGCCACGTGCGAAAGCAGCTACTCCGACAAACCGCCGTCAGAGAAAGCCGACACGGTCTCGCACTACTCTGTGGACACCGAAGGCTACTACACCTCCATGCACTTCGACTGCGGTCTGAAAGGCAGCAGAAGTTTCACCTACAACTATGCAGACTCCGGCTCAGACTGTGGCGTCTCTGAGCTGagtggtcacatgactctggGGAGACGCTGCCTCTCTTTAAGGAAACCAAAGGCGAAGCCGTGTCCGCCTAGGAGGAGTTCATCCTTAAGAAAATTATGCAGTGAGGGAAACGTCCCTGACAAGAAAGAACCAAAGATCTCATGCGGGCAACAACCTCCAGTCAGAGAGAAGAGGGCGCAGACGGTTTTGTCCGGCTCTTCGGGTCACTTAGAAAAGCCCTTATCAGAAAGAGAGGCCTGGGGGGTGGAGGGCTCCGCTGAACTGCCAGATTTAGGCGTTTTCAGCTCTACGGATGCTCATTCTTTTAAAGATGAAGGGATCGTGCAGTCAGACTACGCAGACCTGTggcttttaaatgatttaaagtCCAGCGACCCCTACCGGTCTCTGTCCAACTCCAGCACAGCCACCGGCACCACCGTCATCGAGTGCATCAAGTCGCAGGAAAGCTCTGAGTCTCAGACCTCTGGGTCCAGAGCCACCACCCCCTCGCTCCCATCAGTGGACGGCGACTTCAAGCTCCCGTCTCCCGAGAAACTGGGAGGCCTGGCCAGCCCCTCCAGCGGCTACTCCAGCCAGTCAGAAACCCCCACGTCATCGTTTCCCTCCGCGTTCTTTCCTGGACCGCTGTCGCCATCCAGTGGGAAGCGGAAGCCGAAGGTTCCAGAGAGGAAGTCGTCTCTGTCGTCCCTGTCCCTGCagcccctctcctccaccacaaaCAGAGACCTGGAGCTGCCCGtaatccctccctcccacctcgaCTTAAGTGCTCTTCATACGGTTTCAGCCCAGAGAAGCCAGACCCAGAACAAGCCAAACCCTCCGGTTTCCCCAAAACCATTTGTGCCACCTAACCCTCAAGTCTTCAGCGCCCACTCCATGACCATCACACCCACCGTGCTGCACTCAGTGCAGCTGCGCTCCATCAGCCAGGAGCAGGATGGAAGCCATGAAGACAAAACAACCTCCAGGCTCAAATGTCTCCCTGCAAACAGTTTTTCTAGCAGCACCTCATTTGAGCTGAAGAGCCCCCTGTCGCACAAGTCCCTCCCGTCCTCCAGGGGCTCCTGCGACTCCATGTTTACATCAAATGAAGAGCTGGCAAATGGAGAAGCAGGAAGTCGGAGCGAGAGGTGGAGGCATGAGGATGGAGACGCTCCTTCAGAGGACGCCTCTGCAGTTAGACTGCTGTCAGGTCCAGCAGACAGGAGCCGAACTCCAGACGACTGCGCCGGGCCAGCGGACGCACCGGTCAGTTCCGGAGACCGTCGCTCCGCGCCCGACGAGCAGCAGCACGCGGAGAGCTCCGACACACAAGAGGAAACGGAGGAGGAAAGGTGCCAGATAGAACCAGTTCAGCATAGTTCCCCCAAGAGGTTCAACGCTGTGGACGGCGGCTCCTTAGAATCCCTGCAGAACCATTCAGTCAGTACCGACGACGACTCCTCGGGGGTTTCGACCCAAAGCGTCTCTCAGGACAGCAAGGAGGAGTCCACAGCAGACGCCGACGATTACTACGGCAGAG ACTCGACCCCCAGCGATCCAGCAGCGTCCCTGCTGGGTGATGAGTCCAGGCCAGAGGAAGACAGCACGTTCCTGTCGCCCGGCAAAGCTCGCACCACGGAAGATCTGTTCGCTATGATTCACAG GTCGAAAAGGAAAGTTTTGGGCAGGAAGGACTCCGCTGAACTGATTGTGAAAAACCGCCTCAACGCCACGTCTGGGGGGACCCCGCCCGGCAGCGCGGCGAGCTCCCCCGTCTCGGGACTGTCCCCCGCCCCTGCCGTGACCCCGCCAGGATCGCAGAGAGTCACCGGGTCCATCTACCGCAGCGCAAAGAagtccagcacctccagcgaGGAgttcaagctgctgctgctgaaaaagGGCAGCCGCTCGGACTCCAGTTACCGCATGTCCGCCACGGAGATCCTCCGGAGTCCCGTCACTCCGAAACTCCCTGGAGATTCCCCGACGGAATCCCCCAGGCCCCCCGACGAGCCCGCCTCCCCGCTCCAGTGTCTGTCCGCACCAGATCAGATCCACAGCCCCTACCCCAAAGCCAACGCCGAAGGCCTCTCCCCCAAATCCTTCAGCACGTCTGCCTCTTCGAGGCAGGGCCGGTCCCGAATCCCCCCGCCGGCCAACAGCAGCCGCTACAGCATGCGCAGCAGACTGTTCTCCGCCCCCATGCAGGCGATCTCCGAGGGCGAGACAGAGAACTCCGACGGGAGCCCCCACGATGACCGCTCCTCACTGGACTCCATGTAG